From Candidatus Persebacteraceae bacterium Df01, a single genomic window includes:
- a CDS encoding aminomethyl transferase family protein, whose product MSIKKLSEAEATWPADQSLLKTRRVPIQLRQSGDSHATPGLEGISAEGSRMLIDQRIRKGPYWHLSQEAGCWCHSVYNRIYHPRAYIKPEDGGLMEEYKYLTEHVTMWNVAVERQIQVKGPDAEKFVDMVITRKASSCAVMKARYVILCNQYGGVLNDPVMLRLAEDEFWFSLSDSDLEFWLQGVNAFGQYDVEIHEIDVAPVQIQGPKSTPLMRKIFGAAIDDVAYYGLMRGEIGGCEVIISRSGFSAEAGYEIYLYDATKNAEKMWNSVLEAGKEFNLKVIAPGHHRRIEAGILSWGQDMDQEINPFEIGLDWQVDFGKDNFIGKAALQKIKDAGVTHKLCGVRMGGKDITWYPSDFYHVFDSDGKKLVGYITSAWYSPAQKSNIGFAFLPVKYTQLGTNLNVSLPEIYNPDNKPVEAEVVSTPFKKPYDPGTGLAETGKKL is encoded by the coding sequence ATGTCCATTAAAAAACTATCAGAAGCCGAAGCCACTTGGCCGGCCGATCAATCCTTACTGAAAACGCGCCGCGTACCTATTCAATTGCGGCAAAGTGGTGATTCCCATGCCACCCCGGGGCTAGAAGGCATTAGTGCCGAAGGCTCAAGAATGCTGATTGATCAGCGCATTCGCAAGGGCCCCTACTGGCATCTGTCGCAGGAAGCTGGTTGCTGGTGCCATTCGGTGTACAACCGGATTTATCATCCTCGCGCCTATATCAAACCCGAAGACGGTGGCTTGATGGAAGAATACAAATATCTTACCGAGCATGTAACCATGTGGAACGTTGCAGTAGAACGCCAAATTCAAGTCAAAGGTCCAGATGCTGAAAAATTCGTAGATATGGTTATCACCCGCAAAGCTTCGTCATGTGCGGTAATGAAAGCACGCTATGTGATTCTATGCAATCAATACGGCGGTGTACTCAACGATCCCGTCATGCTACGTCTTGCCGAAGATGAATTTTGGTTTTCATTGTCAGACTCAGATTTGGAATTTTGGTTGCAAGGCGTAAACGCCTTTGGTCAATACGACGTAGAAATTCACGAAATTGACGTGGCACCAGTGCAAATTCAAGGCCCCAAGTCAACGCCGCTCATGCGCAAAATTTTTGGTGCCGCCATTGATGACGTAGCCTACTATGGTCTTATGCGCGGGGAAATAGGTGGTTGCGAAGTTATTATTTCTCGTTCTGGATTTTCCGCCGAGGCAGGTTATGAAATTTACCTGTACGATGCCACAAAAAATGCCGAAAAAATGTGGAATTCTGTATTGGAAGCGGGCAAAGAATTTAACCTCAAAGTTATCGCTCCCGGTCATCATCGCCGCATTGAAGCTGGTATCCTTTCTTGGGGACAAGATATGGACCAAGAAATAAACCCATTTGAAATTGGCCTTGACTGGCAGGTAGATTTTGGCAAGGATAACTTTATCGGTAAAGCCGCATTACAAAAAATCAAAGATGCCGGTGTGACCCACAAACTATGTGGTGTGCGCATGGGCGGCAAAGACATTACTTGGTATCCGTCTGATTTTTATCATGTCTTTGATTCTGATGGCAAAAAATTGGTAGGTTATATCACGTCAGCGTGGTATTCACCAGCACAAAAGTCCAACATCGGCTTTGCCTTTTTACCGGTGAAATACACACAATTAGGAACAAACCTGAATGTGTCGTTGCCTGAAATTTACAATCCCGATAATAAACCTGTGGAAGCTGAAGTAGTTTCAACTCCATTCAAAAAGCCTTATGACCCAGGTACCGGATTGGCAGAAACCGGAAAAAAATTGTAA
- a CDS encoding DMT family transporter, with product MNARHWALVTLLAVLWGSSFLMAEIALKALAPFTIVFFRIGTAAVLLCITLRVRGMWLGVIWQRRRKYIVLAFFGSAFPFAGFSWGQQYIDSSLAGVLNSTTPLFTLVMACMVGEETMRWRRLVGLFIGVVGITVLFQPGLETDDAFFWGSMAGLAASASYGVVAIFARRYTADFAPMENACGQLIWATLLLLPLCLWEAPWQMPLPPAGALLAVASMAMFSTYCAFLLYFYLIRTIGAVNTTQTAFIIPLVAVILGVMLLNENIGTAFFVGASLVMFGLLIANRRTEPGDDNCKK from the coding sequence ATGAATGCGCGTCATTGGGCGTTGGTAACATTGCTCGCTGTGTTGTGGGGTAGTTCTTTCTTGATGGCGGAAATTGCACTTAAGGCACTTGCTCCATTTACTATCGTTTTTTTTCGCATTGGTACAGCGGCAGTACTATTGTGTATAACTTTGCGAGTTCGTGGCATGTGGTTGGGCGTGATTTGGCAACGAAGGCGCAAGTATATTGTCCTCGCTTTTTTTGGTAGTGCTTTTCCTTTTGCAGGATTTTCTTGGGGACAACAATACATAGACAGTTCTTTGGCAGGAGTGCTCAATTCCACCACACCCTTGTTTACGCTGGTAATGGCGTGTATGGTCGGTGAAGAAACCATGCGCTGGCGGCGATTGGTAGGATTGTTTATCGGTGTCGTTGGAATTACGGTTCTTTTTCAACCGGGACTGGAAACTGATGATGCCTTTTTTTGGGGGAGTATGGCGGGGCTGGCAGCATCAGCTTCTTATGGGGTAGTAGCGATTTTTGCCCGCCGTTATACTGCTGATTTTGCGCCTATGGAAAACGCTTGTGGCCAATTGATTTGGGCGACATTGTTGTTGTTGCCATTGTGTTTGTGGGAAGCTCCGTGGCAAATGCCGCTACCGCCAGCTGGTGCTTTGTTGGCCGTGGCGAGTATGGCAATGTTCAGTACGTATTGTGCGTTTTTATTGTATTTTTATCTAATACGAACAATCGGTGCGGTTAACACGACACAAACAGCATTTATTATTCCGCTGGTGGCGGTGATTTTGGGTGTGATGTTGCTGAACGAGAATATCGGAACTGCCTTTTTTGTCGGTGCCAGTTTGGTGATGTTCGGTTTATTAATCGCTAATCGGCGAACTGAGCCTGGTGACGATAACTGTAAAAAATAA
- a CDS encoding aldehyde dehydrogenase family protein produces MIIPEQHDWQEAAATLNIEARLFINGAYLDAVDGGRCAVVNPATGETLIEAVAGNQKDIDLAVAAATTAHKDGVWRCLAPRKRAAIMWRFADLIKQNAETLALLETLCMGKPICSAYDGDIPEVVKTIRFFAECIDKVEGKVTATKHDVLHYVLREPLGVVGAISPWNYPALMAAWKFAPALAAGNTVVLKPAEQAPLSCLLLARLFVEAGGPAGVFNVVNGIGEVAGQALARHPNVAKISFTGSTAVGKKMLIYAGESNMKRVGLECGGKSPQVFLDDMPDMDAAVAAAAEGIFSNSGQVCNAGSRLLIDRCRHDEFVEKLASLVGQFAPGNPLAWETPLGPLVTHADQKRVLGCIKDSADVGAHVVVGGGVPKNLADGAFVEPTLITRVKRDSALAREEVFGPVAAVLPFDGIDDAIQLANDTIYGLAASVWTRDIGRAHRAVREIEAGVVWVNTYFEDDMTQPFGGYKQSGNTRDKCFESLLEYTQMKSAWVNLY; encoded by the coding sequence ATGATTATCCCCGAACAACATGATTGGCAGGAAGCGGCAGCGACGCTAAACATTGAAGCACGATTGTTTATTAATGGTGCTTACCTTGATGCCGTTGACGGCGGGCGTTGTGCCGTTGTCAATCCAGCGACTGGCGAAACGCTGATAGAAGCCGTCGCCGGTAACCAAAAAGATATTGATCTCGCCGTCGCCGCCGCTACCACCGCACACAAAGACGGTGTTTGGCGTTGCCTTGCTCCTCGCAAGCGGGCTGCCATTATGTGGCGTTTTGCCGATTTGATTAAACAAAATGCCGAAACGCTTGCATTACTAGAAACACTTTGTATGGGTAAGCCTATATGTAGTGCCTATGACGGTGATATTCCCGAAGTGGTTAAAACTATCCGATTTTTTGCCGAATGCATTGACAAAGTGGAAGGTAAAGTTACGGCTACTAAGCATGACGTTCTGCATTATGTATTGCGCGAGCCGCTGGGAGTTGTTGGTGCTATTTCTCCGTGGAATTATCCGGCGTTGATGGCGGCGTGGAAATTTGCGCCAGCACTGGCGGCAGGCAACACGGTAGTATTAAAACCAGCGGAACAAGCGCCGTTATCGTGCTTGTTGTTGGCGCGGCTGTTTGTAGAGGCTGGTGGACCGGCAGGAGTTTTTAATGTGGTCAATGGTATTGGCGAAGTGGCTGGGCAGGCACTGGCACGCCACCCGAATGTGGCTAAAATCAGTTTTACCGGTTCTACGGCGGTAGGAAAGAAAATGCTCATCTACGCGGGTGAATCCAATATGAAGCGCGTGGGCTTAGAATGTGGCGGCAAGTCGCCGCAGGTTTTTTTGGATGATATGCCCGACATGGATGCTGCAGTAGCGGCAGCGGCAGAAGGTATTTTTTCTAATTCAGGACAGGTGTGTAATGCCGGTTCACGGCTACTCATTGATCGTTGCCGGCATGATGAATTTGTAGAAAAACTTGCTTCGTTGGTGGGGCAGTTTGCACCGGGGAACCCGCTGGCATGGGAAACGCCGCTTGGGCCACTAGTCACTCATGCCGATCAAAAACGAGTGTTGGGCTGCATTAAAGATAGCGCCGATGTTGGCGCTCACGTTGTTGTTGGCGGCGGAGTGCCAAAAAATCTTGCTGATGGAGCTTTTGTTGAACCAACTCTTATTACTAGAGTTAAGCGCGATTCAGCACTGGCGCGTGAGGAAGTGTTTGGACCGGTTGCTGCGGTATTACCATTTGATGGTATTGATGACGCCATTCAGCTGGCTAATGACACTATTTATGGGTTGGCTGCATCTGTTTGGACTCGCGACATTGGTCGCGCTCACCGTGCCGTACGCGAGATTGAAGCCGGTGTGGTGTGGGTGAATACTTATTTTGAAGATGATATGACACAACCTTTTGGCGGCTATAAACAATCAGGAAACACCCGTGACAAGTGTTTTGAAAGCTTGTTGGAATATACGCAAATGAAATCAGCTTGGGTTAATTTGTACTAA
- a CDS encoding DNA translocase FtsK 4TM domain-containing protein, translating into MPSRAVREIILIAGCFGIGLLFVTLFSYSPDDPAWSASGGDSDTILNWGGLVGAYTADIALSVLGNSAYLLCAIAFAALYAALHPPLIESRLAWHWCLLGIILFIISSAALENIRFVRYAEFLPSGAGGGLGGLVVNSMRYAFGETGTIMLLLCFWIISWSLAVGMSWFVFFESIGAGLEKGLLFFIRAVKKINDHRIQQKVKPSSSTTLSNPEQHFTAITRRRKLKNKPKAPPPQKLPEPLLLKESSSELLPPESLLDPVIDTDSGVSQEVLEHNATLIEQTLENFGVRAKVLASHPGPVITRYDILPDTGVKGAQIVSLVRDLARALSVVGVRVLETIPGSSCMGLEIPNKDRMTVYFADVIHTSSYSTNTLPLALGKDAAGKPLISDLAKMPHLLVAGATGAGKSVCINAMLLSLLYSSSPDNLRLLLIDPKMLELAVYHDIPHLLAPVVTDVNLAPAALNWAVQEMENRYRQMSTVGARNIVGYNAKVRAGEVKNEEGENVTPFPYIVIVIDELADLMMTIGKKVEITISRLAQKARAAGIHLILATQRPSVDVITGVIKANVPCRIAFQVASKVDSRTIIDQMGAEVLLGMGDMLYLPAGAPLPMRVHGAYVSDNEVVRVASHLRKQGKSNYAVDFNVPLTDNPAMSYGGGDSVGNGGESDDLYDQAVEAVLCHKRPSISLVQRKLRIGYNRAARIIEDMEKAGLISAPDNTGARKILAPNALRDD; encoded by the coding sequence ATGCCTAGCCGCGCTGTTCGTGAAATTATCCTGATTGCCGGCTGTTTTGGCATTGGGTTGCTATTTGTCACGCTGTTTTCCTATTCACCCGATGATCCTGCGTGGTCGGCGAGCGGTGGTGATAGCGATACTATTCTCAACTGGGGAGGGCTTGTCGGTGCTTATACCGCCGATATTGCGTTGTCGGTGCTCGGCAATTCAGCTTATTTATTGTGTGCTATTGCGTTTGCTGCTTTGTATGCGGCGTTGCATCCGCCGTTGATAGAAAGCCGTCTGGCATGGCATTGGTGCTTGCTGGGAATCATATTGTTTATTATTTCGTCAGCGGCATTAGAAAATATTCGCTTTGTGCGTTATGCAGAATTTTTGCCTTCCGGTGCCGGCGGCGGATTAGGTGGGCTGGTGGTAAACAGCATGCGGTATGCTTTTGGAGAAACCGGCACCATCATGTTGTTACTGTGTTTTTGGATTATCAGCTGGAGTTTGGCTGTGGGCATGTCGTGGTTTGTGTTTTTTGAATCCATCGGCGCAGGATTAGAAAAGGGTCTTCTGTTTTTTATCCGTGCAGTAAAAAAAATTAATGACCATCGCATACAACAAAAAGTAAAACCATCGTCCAGTACGACGTTATCAAATCCGGAGCAGCACTTCACCGCCATCACGCGCCGTCGGAAATTAAAAAATAAACCCAAGGCGCCGCCGCCACAAAAATTGCCGGAACCGTTGTTGTTAAAAGAATCTTCTTCGGAGCTTTTGCCGCCAGAATCATTACTGGATCCAGTAATTGATACTGATAGTGGCGTTTCCCAGGAAGTGCTGGAGCATAATGCCACACTCATTGAACAGACGCTGGAAAATTTTGGCGTGCGGGCAAAAGTTCTTGCTTCACATCCCGGACCGGTTATTACCCGCTATGATATTCTGCCTGACACCGGTGTCAAAGGTGCGCAAATTGTTTCTTTGGTGCGAGACCTCGCCCGTGCCTTGTCCGTAGTCGGTGTGCGTGTATTAGAAACCATTCCCGGCAGTAGCTGTATGGGATTGGAAATCCCTAACAAAGATCGCATGACGGTGTATTTCGCTGACGTCATTCACACTTCTTCTTATTCCACAAACACCTTACCACTGGCACTGGGAAAAGACGCTGCCGGTAAGCCGTTAATTTCTGATTTGGCAAAGATGCCGCACTTGTTGGTGGCGGGCGCCACAGGCGCCGGAAAATCAGTGTGTATTAACGCCATGCTACTAAGCTTGCTGTATTCTTCGTCGCCAGATAATCTGAGGTTGTTGCTGATTGATCCTAAAATGCTGGAATTGGCGGTTTATCACGATATTCCGCATCTACTGGCGCCGGTGGTGACGGATGTGAATTTAGCGCCGGCAGCACTGAACTGGGCAGTACAGGAAATGGAAAACCGTTATCGTCAAATGTCTACCGTTGGCGCTCGCAATATTGTCGGCTACAACGCTAAAGTTCGTGCTGGCGAAGTTAAAAATGAAGAAGGTGAAAACGTAACGCCATTTCCGTACATTGTTATTGTCATTGATGAACTAGCGGATTTGATGATGACAATTGGCAAAAAAGTAGAAATTACCATCAGCCGTTTGGCGCAAAAAGCGCGCGCTGCTGGCATTCATCTGATTCTCGCTACGCAACGGCCTTCGGTTGATGTTATCACTGGCGTTATCAAAGCTAATGTCCCTTGTCGTATCGCTTTTCAAGTGGCTTCGAAAGTGGATTCACGTACCATCATTGATCAAATGGGTGCTGAAGTGCTGCTTGGTATGGGTGATATGCTGTATTTGCCGGCGGGTGCGCCGTTGCCGATGCGAGTCCACGGTGCTTATGTTTCGGATAACGAAGTAGTGCGCGTGGCGAGTCATTTGCGCAAACAAGGAAAAAGTAATTACGCTGTGGACTTTAATGTACCGCTTACTGATAACCCGGCGATGAGTTATGGCGGTGGCGATAGTGTCGGTAACGGTGGCGAGTCCGATGATTTGTACGATCAGGCGGTGGAGGCCGTACTCTGTCACAAACGTCCTTCTATTTCGCTGGTTCAGCGCAAACTGCGTATTGGTTATAACCGTGCCGCCCGCATAATAGAAGATATGGAAAAAGCGGGTCTTATTTCCGCCCCGGACAATACCGGAGCCCGTAAGATATTGGCGCCGAATGCGCTGCGGGATGATTAA
- a CDS encoding aspartate aminotransferase family protein encodes MTIQPTMDAFWMPYSSNKNFKSKPRLLASAKDMHCYDMDGRKLLDATSGLWCSNGGHCREPIVRAIQEQAAVLDFAPTFHLGHPSVFEFSERLATYFPDELNSVFLTNSGSEADDSALKMALAYHKIRGNGGKQLLVGRERGYHGVGFGGMSVGGIVKNRLWFGNQMLRVDHLPHTHNPQKNGFSRGIPEHGGESYADALQQIIALHDASTIAAVIVEPVSGSAGVLPPPQGYLKRLREICSANDILLIYDEVITAFGRLGKKTAAEYFGVTPDMITFAKGVTSGCAPLGGVLVRDDIRQTFIDAAQEKEIDFFHGYTYSGHPLSVAAGRGALNLYEEEGLMERIDSEGLSAYFEEAIHSLRDCPNVKDIRNIGFMGAVELESIPGKVGDRAFNIFERCFHEKDIMMRVTGDTLAFSPPLIAEKSHLDEIFDKTREALRDYQ; translated from the coding sequence ATGACGATACAACCCACTATGGATGCTTTTTGGATGCCTTATTCATCTAATAAAAATTTTAAATCAAAGCCACGATTACTCGCTTCGGCAAAAGACATGCACTGTTATGACATGGACGGACGGAAGCTGCTGGATGCAACTTCTGGCTTGTGGTGTAGCAATGGAGGACATTGCCGTGAGCCCATTGTGCGTGCTATTCAAGAACAGGCGGCCGTGTTAGATTTTGCCCCAACTTTCCACTTGGGACACCCGAGTGTTTTTGAATTTAGCGAACGATTGGCGACATACTTTCCCGACGAACTCAACAGCGTTTTCTTGACTAATTCTGGCTCGGAAGCCGATGACAGTGCGCTCAAAATGGCCTTGGCCTATCACAAAATTCGCGGTAACGGCGGCAAACAATTATTAGTAGGTCGTGAGCGCGGCTATCATGGCGTGGGCTTTGGCGGAATGTCGGTGGGCGGTATTGTAAAAAATCGTCTGTGGTTTGGTAATCAAATGCTCAGAGTTGATCATCTACCGCACACTCATAATCCACAAAAAAATGGCTTTTCTCGCGGTATCCCCGAACATGGCGGCGAATCCTACGCCGATGCTTTACAACAAATTATCGCTCTACACGATGCTTCTACTATCGCTGCGGTGATAGTAGAACCGGTATCCGGCTCTGCCGGCGTGCTACCGCCGCCTCAAGGATACTTAAAACGATTGCGCGAAATTTGTAGTGCCAACGATATTTTGCTTATTTATGACGAAGTAATTACTGCCTTTGGGCGGTTGGGCAAAAAGACAGCAGCAGAATATTTTGGTGTTACTCCAGATATGATTACCTTTGCCAAAGGTGTTACTAGCGGTTGTGCGCCTTTGGGTGGCGTGTTGGTGCGTGATGATATTCGCCAGACTTTTATAGATGCCGCTCAAGAAAAGGAGATTGATTTTTTCCATGGCTATACCTATTCCGGTCACCCGCTTTCTGTTGCAGCCGGTCGTGGTGCTTTAAATTTGTACGAAGAAGAAGGTCTGATGGAGCGCATTGATAGCGAGGGGCTTAGTGCGTATTTTGAAGAAGCTATTCATTCGTTGCGTGATTGTCCAAATGTTAAAGACATTCGCAATATTGGCTTTATGGGTGCAGTGGAATTAGAAAGCATTCCGGGTAAAGTGGGTGATCGAGCATTTAATATCTTTGAACGGTGCTTTCATGAAAAAGACATTATGATGCGCGTAACTGGTGATACCTTGGCATTTTCGCCACCGCTTATCGCTGAAAAAAGCCACTTAGACGAGATTTTTGACAAAACGCGAGAGGCATTGCGCGATTACCAATAG
- the ruvX gene encoding Holliday junction resolvase RuvX, which produces MLLAIDVGRKKSGIAVGNTLTASARPLTTVRGGRSSQLTAIGELIRQWQPQQIIVGLPRHMDDTEHSMTTYCRDFARRLQEQVNLPVAFADERLTTQIVAHHADTDSAAASVILQSWLDAQARKEIANRHFMAIL; this is translated from the coding sequence GTGTTGCTGGCCATTGATGTGGGACGTAAGAAGTCGGGTATTGCCGTCGGCAACACCTTGACTGCCTCCGCCCGTCCTCTTACTACCGTGCGCGGTGGGCGCAGCAGTCAGCTTACTGCTATCGGCGAACTTATTCGGCAATGGCAACCACAACAAATTATTGTCGGTCTGCCCCGACATATGGATGACACAGAACACAGTATGACTACCTATTGCCGCGATTTTGCCCGTCGTTTGCAAGAACAAGTTAATCTGCCGGTCGCATTTGCCGATGAGCGTTTGACAACCCAAATTGTTGCGCATCATGCCGATACCGATAGTGCGGCGGCTAGTGTGATTTTGCAAAGCTGGCTGGACGCGCAAGCGCGGAAAGAAATAGCTAACCGCCATTTTATGGCAATTTTATAA
- a CDS encoding YqgE/AlgH family protein produces MKPAKEFLNMTNHFLIATSNLDRSVFEQSVIYVCRHDDDGAFGLVVNKPSDTSVTELLSSLEIGGVGGKTPVLKGGPVKPEQVFILHSPPEEYDVTIKVDDKIGVTMSKDILAAISENRAPQKMLFAFGYAGWSKGQLESEISDNAWLAVEASPDIIFDMPPPQRLHEAARRLGFDITSYSSDIGNA; encoded by the coding sequence ATGAAACCCGCTAAAGAATTTCTAAATATGACTAATCACTTCCTTATTGCCACAAGCAATTTGGATCGTTCCGTTTTTGAGCAATCGGTGATTTATGTTTGCCGTCACGATGATGATGGCGCTTTTGGTTTGGTTGTCAACAAACCCAGTGATACGTCGGTAACGGAGCTACTTAGTTCACTTGAAATTGGTGGTGTTGGCGGAAAAACGCCGGTGCTCAAAGGCGGGCCAGTCAAGCCCGAACAAGTGTTTATTTTGCACAGTCCACCAGAAGAGTACGACGTTACTATCAAAGTAGACGACAAAATCGGCGTTACCATGTCCAAGGATATTTTAGCTGCCATTAGCGAAAATCGAGCGCCGCAAAAAATGCTTTTTGCCTTTGGTTATGCCGGTTGGTCCAAAGGTCAGTTGGAAAGTGAAATTAGTGACAACGCCTGGCTGGCAGTAGAAGCCAGCCCCGATATTATTTTTGACATGCCGCCACCACAACGCTTGCACGAAGCGGCGCGCCGCTTGGGATTTGACATCACCAGTTATTCTAGCGACATAGGTAACGCTTAA
- a CDS encoding alcohol dehydrogenase family protein, producing the protein MNIPSTMRAVVLTGHGGLDKLSYREDWPTPTPQAGEALIKVAACGLNNTDINTRTAWYSKAVNSGTTNDGIKTESADTAEQDASWGGNAITFPRIQGADPVGTVVALGNGAPKSLLGQRVMIETWLCSDNAGTSSIGYFGSECDGGYADYTVAPVRNIHPIDCPLSDAELATFATSYVTAENMLTRAGVKTGDAVLITGASGGVGSALIQLTARRGAIPVGMATENKHAALAPLGCPLLPREPENLKVALQQAIGRADVDVIADVVGGDSWRQWINVLHRSGRYVVSGAIAGPMVELDLRTLYLQDLIFYGATVAPPLIFSNLVNYITRGEIKPLLAKTFPLRELTQAQEMFVAKKHIGNIVVTMA; encoded by the coding sequence ATGAATATTCCATCAACCATGCGCGCCGTCGTCCTTACCGGTCACGGCGGTTTAGATAAATTATCTTATCGGGAAGACTGGCCAACTCCCACACCGCAAGCCGGCGAAGCGTTAATTAAAGTTGCCGCTTGCGGGCTTAACAATACCGACATTAACACTCGGACGGCGTGGTATTCCAAAGCGGTAAATAGCGGCACGACGAATGACGGTATCAAAACAGAGTCTGCCGACACTGCCGAACAAGATGCCAGCTGGGGAGGCAACGCCATCACTTTCCCACGCATCCAGGGAGCGGATCCAGTTGGTACGGTAGTCGCACTAGGCAACGGAGCACCAAAATCGTTGTTGGGGCAGCGGGTGATGATAGAAACTTGGCTGTGTTCGGATAATGCAGGTACTTCCAGCATCGGCTACTTTGGTTCGGAATGTGATGGTGGCTATGCCGATTACACGGTTGCACCAGTGCGCAATATTCATCCCATCGACTGCCCGTTGAGCGATGCAGAATTAGCCACTTTTGCTACTTCTTATGTGACTGCCGAAAACATGCTCACTCGTGCCGGAGTAAAGACCGGCGATGCGGTGTTAATTACCGGTGCTTCTGGCGGCGTAGGTTCGGCGTTAATACAACTTACCGCCCGCCGCGGTGCTATACCAGTAGGTATGGCAACAGAAAACAAACATGCGGCACTAGCACCACTGGGATGTCCGTTGCTGCCGCGCGAACCAGAAAATTTAAAGGTGGCACTACAACAAGCCATCGGACGCGCCGATGTCGATGTGATTGCCGATGTAGTAGGCGGTGACTCATGGCGACAATGGATTAATGTTTTACACCGTAGCGGACGCTATGTAGTATCTGGCGCTATTGCCGGTCCGATGGTGGAGTTAGACTTGCGCACACTATATTTGCAGGACTTAATTTTTTACGGTGCCACCGTTGCTCCACCACTCATATTTTCTAATTTAGTAAACTACATCACTCGCGGTGAGATCAAACCGCTACTGGCAAAAACTTTTCCGCTACGAGAGCTGACACAAGCACAAGAGATGTTTGTCGCAAAAAAACACATCGGCAATATTGTAGTGACCATGGCGTAA
- a CDS encoding homocysteine S-methyltransferase family protein yields the protein MTTKRDLVTRLDDGGVLCAEGFLFEIERRGYMASGAFVPEVALENPHALRTLHKDFQHAGSDVVQAFTYNGHREKMRVLGKEELLEPLNKAALQIATDVANDVPEGIEPNLVAGNISNTNLWHPDDKNAQKEVRKMFDEMIGWAVDAGVDLIIGETFYYAGEAFAALEAIQQSGLPAVVTISPMGENKMRDDWDVVDTCAELEQRGATVTGMNCFRGPQTMMPYIHEIRKRVKCHVAALPITFRTTPEHPTFFNLPDNNGCTCPAPHGRSFPTALEAMSCNRYEIRAFADEAWALGVNYLGVCCGAVPIYIREVAEAMGRRPPASRYDVDMSRHFIYGSHERLANHITSYGDRA from the coding sequence ATGACAACGAAAAGAGACTTAGTCACCCGCTTAGATGATGGCGGCGTGTTATGTGCTGAAGGCTTTTTATTTGAAATAGAGCGGCGCGGCTATATGGCATCTGGTGCTTTTGTTCCCGAAGTAGCACTGGAAAACCCCCATGCTCTGCGTACGCTACACAAAGACTTTCAACATGCTGGCAGCGATGTTGTACAAGCTTTTACATACAATGGCCACCGCGAAAAAATGCGGGTTTTAGGCAAAGAAGAGCTATTGGAGCCACTCAACAAGGCAGCGTTACAAATTGCTACCGACGTGGCAAATGACGTCCCCGAAGGCATCGAACCCAATCTCGTCGCCGGAAATATCTCCAATACTAACCTTTGGCATCCAGATGATAAAAACGCACAAAAAGAAGTGCGCAAAATGTTTGACGAAATGATTGGCTGGGCGGTTGACGCTGGCGTTGACTTGATTATCGGCGAAACTTTTTATTATGCCGGCGAAGCCTTTGCCGCACTAGAAGCCATTCAACAAAGTGGCTTGCCAGCGGTGGTGACGATTTCACCGATGGGTGAAAACAAAATGCGTGATGACTGGGATGTTGTAGACACCTGCGCCGAACTGGAACAACGCGGTGCTACAGTAACCGGCATGAACTGTTTTCGTGGTCCACAAACGATGATGCCTTATATCCACGAGATTCGCAAGCGCGTAAAGTGCCATGTCGCAGCACTACCGATAACTTTTCGGACCACACCAGAGCACCCGACATTTTTTAATCTGCCAGATAACAACGGCTGCACCTGCCCAGCACCACACGGCCGGTCGTTTCCTACCGCATTAGAAGCGATGTCGTGCAACCGTTATGAAATTCGCGCCTTTGCTGACGAAGCGTGGGCGTTGGGGGTGAATTATCTGGGTGTCTGTTGCGGTGCCGTGCCGATTTACATCCGCGAAGTAGCAGAAGCGATGGGACGGCGTCCTCCAGCAAGCCGCTATGATGTAGATATGTCACGCCATTTTATTTATGGCTCACACGAACGCCTTGCCAACCACATTACATCTTACGGCGACCGAGCATAA
- the cas2 gene encoding CRISPR-associated endonuclease Cas2 has protein sequence MLIVSYDISDTKLRTEFSKYLSKFGYRLQYSIFEIRNSARVLAIIESEIKGRFEKRFSQRDSIMIFSMSKQCKITHYGYALNDDTDLIVL, from the coding sequence ATGCTGATTGTTTCTTATGACATTAGCGATACGAAACTACGTACTGAGTTTTCTAAATATTTAAGTAAATTTGGTTATCGGTTGCAATATTCTATTTTTGAGATAAGAAATAGCGCGCGAGTTTTGGCAATTATAGAGTCGGAAATCAAGGGACGATTTGAAAAAAGATTTTCTCAGCGCGATAGCATCATGATTTTTAGTATGAGCAAACAATGCAAAATTACCCATTATGGTTATGCACTAAATGACGATACGGATTTAATTGTCTTATGA